The nucleotide window CCGACGGCGTCGCTTTCCTGCGCGCCCGCGACCACGGCAaggacctcgtcctcctcctcgtctaccccgtcgtcggcggtggcgtcgccggcggcaccgaggGCTCCTTCAcccgcggcctcgtcgacgccttcgccggcGACACCTTCGCTGTCGTCGGTACCCAGAACCGCAACGGCTACACCGCCTTCCGCGACATGACCGTTGACGAGTACATGAGGCGGGAGCAGCCCGCGTGGAAGAAGGTCGTCCAGATCCCGCTGCCAAGCTTCGCCGGCAAAGACGAAGCCCTGTTCGTGTTCCAGAGGGGGGACAGAGCGCCCAAGGATgttgccgaggacgaggacaaggcATAGACGGTATTGCGTCATGGAGCTACGATATATACATATGCATACATGTATATATCTGAAATTGAACACTGAGCATTGTGTGTCAAGGTAACGCGCGTCATGTCTGCTTCCTGGGGCAGGAACCCACGTCCAAACGCCATGTTTCTTCTTAAAACATGTCACTAAACAAACACATCCACAAGTTGAATGCCATAGAGCATCGTAACGCCACTTATCCGAGAAAAAAAGGTGAAAGAAGTGATTCTTAACTACCAAATCTATGAACCGTCGTTCCCTAAAGAAAAAATAATCATGGCCGCATCAGGTCCTATTCACGTTTCCCtttgatgccgccgccatcgagggGATGAGAGACATTTCTCCATACCAGCAAGTACGCTCTTCGACGCCTTTCAGAATCAAAGCATGACCAATGCAATCACTCTTGCGCGAGCCACAATGGGACAGGGAGGAAAACGACCACCTCCCTCCCGGCTTTCGGTCATGGAAACGGGGAGAGAGGTAGAAAGAGGTAGAAAAATGTACCGAGAAGTTGAGAAAGGCGTCGCAGACTGACCCCACATCCTCCCCTGTCCACTTCACCATGGAAACGAGCTACCGCGAACCAGAAAAGCCCAGCCCAGAACATGAAGAATGGAAATGAAACGCAACGGTGTCTGTAATCGGAAacggagaagagagaaaagaaaagcagAATTCCGCCTCATGTCTTTTTTTGTCGTGGGGTCCGAGGCATCGTAGCAAAGCCCGTGTGCTGCTTGCTGCACAAATTGAAAACACCAAATTGAAAGCCCCAATCGTGTGTCCAGGCCATCATCCTCCAAATAGAAGAGGGGAGGGCGTTCATCCTTCGTTGAGTGAGCACCAAAAAGAGACAGTCGTCACCACGTCATCACCCCAAGAGAAACTTGGTTCGCCCTCTTTGATATGATATCCTTGTTAAGAGGATTGAACACGCCTGATAAAGAAGAATGTTTTGACTTTTTGGTTGTCGTGTGTTGTTGTGTGGTCGTGAGACGTCGGTATTTACGATACGCGGAAAACGAGATTTGAAACAAGCATTGTAAAAACGTATGAGCCGGGTTTGATGAGTGGGACTCGCTTCGATGATGCTGAATGATGAGGTAGGTCCGTGGGAAACAATGCGGCCATGTGCGGAATGAGAAACCAACACTGACGAACGTAGTAGTATTCGCGAACTCGGGCGGAAGTTGACCGCGAGGGGAGGGCGGGGTAGCGTCTACTCCTCGGCCTCACCCTTCCTTATTCTCTCGTTCCACTTCCGCTTGCCAACGCGCGTCTCATAGTGAGGTGCCAGCGTCTTGACATCCTGCATGATGGACTCAATGGCAGACCGAGTCTTGTTGCGGTAGCAGTCCACTGTTTTCTGTTAGCGTCTCACTTCACTCTTTAAACAGGGCGGTTAGGAACACTGACGAGCTCTCTGGAGGAACACAGTCCGTCCCGCAAAGACACGGCTCTGCAGCCACGCCATGCGGTATCCGAGGTCGTTAAGCCGAACCTCCTTGCCTCTGACGCTCTTTCTCATACGCGGAATGGCAACCTCTCCCTCTGTATTCTCGCCAATGGGAACCTTGACCATGGACTTGCTGTTGCCAGCGCCCCTGCGAGAGCCGCGGCCGTCAGTCTCCTCAACaccgtcgtcctcttcgtcagcATCCTCTTGGAAGAACTTGGAGCCAgtggccgacggcggcgggctctGCATCTCGCGCGGGAAGTACGACCGGGGGAAGACAGAGGCGCCCTTGCGGAAGGAGTCGGGTATCTCCTTGGTGTCGACACCGTCGAGCGTGACTCTGACACGCAGACGGGAGCCTCGGACATTGTCTTCAACGAGAATGAACTTGCGTTTCTTGGCCTCCGGGATGTTGGGGAAGAGGTCCTCGGGCTCGCCGTTGTCGCTGCGGCTGTGGCGGCGCgcagcgacggcgccgccgtgaGAGCTGCTGCCCATGTGCGGCATCGAGCCGGAGCTGGGAGCCGGGTAGCCGCCGTGACTGCCGTAGCTGCCGGAGAAGACCTGTGACTGCCGCACGTCATCTCCACCCGTCTGACCGGCCGGGgcctggtggtggtggtggtgttcGTCCATGTACTCTCCATCACCTAATCACACATGGTAAGTCAGCCAACGTTGCAGTGAAGGATACTGGAAACCGGTTTCGGAAAGGCGTATGCAGACGAGCGGAGAGCGGGAGGGGTAAACATGTTTGATCAACAGCCCAGACAACTTGAGCCAACGGCAACGCGAAACGCTCAAGACAACAAAGGGAAGACGCGGGGGCTTTGCTTTTCTGAGGTACAAGAGTGTCGTGGCATGAGGGCCTGGTCTTCCGTCGTCATCTCTCACGAGACAACGAAAACCATGCGATAGGGACGCGAAGGGAGGGGTTGAGTGCCAGAAACGCGAAGCAATGCGACTTTTTGCCGGCATCCTCTTCTAAGAGATTTACCGCGTGTTGCCCGACAAATTCGGGCCAAGTGACtaacaacagcaacagcgtGCAGCAACTATGGTAATGTACAGATCTGTGCCGTAGAGAAAAGGAAATCCCTCTCAACCCGCGGCGAACTTTGCTGTATCTTGTGGCAGTTGCTTTGGTGCGGCGACCGAAAACCGGGCGCTATACAACAGGcgcaagaaagaaaaaagacaGTACTGCAACGAACCCATTCCCGAGACTTCTGACCAACTAGCAGAGTAATAATGTAATAAAGGCACAGAGGTAAAAACATTtgtatgtgtgtgtttgtgaTGAAAGCTCGTGTCGCTCTGGAGCACGGCCGACAGACAGGTGatgaagggagggaggggaaaggtATCACATAATCAACGATCTTTTTGAGGGGGTGAGAGGATTGTGCCGGGCAGTGTGCGTATATGTGCGGTGCGATGCAACGACAATCAACAAACAACGATGGGAGCTCGCAAACGCTGCAGATGCGGAGGGCTTCTTAATCACATCTGGTGAAACATACCGACTTCATCCCCTCCACCCGGAGCGTTGGCGTGCGACATATGACCCATGTTCATTCCAGGCATCTTGGTTGACGCACCCGCGGGGCCCATGCCACCCGGGCCTTGAGGCATCCCTGGCGGACTGGGGCCGCCCATGTGAGCACCGGGGTGAGGACCTCCCTGAACCGATTTCCGCGTGTTCATCTTGGCCATGCGGCGGACTCTTCGGCTCCGAAGCCGAGGATCTTGGTTGCTGTTGCGCCAGCTGTCCACGGCGCGCTGGATGAGGCCACGCTTGCCGCGCAGAGGAGGGTTCAGCTGGGCGAGGGCCCAGCCGACCGTGTTACACTCCGTCTCGTATACTTGGCGGTTGCCTCGGTATTGATCCTTGGGGCAGCAGGCTCTGGGGTAGACGCAATTCTCCGTCTTGAACTCAGCCGACAGCTCGTCCGTGTTGACAGACTCGACGTCGCAACGGATCGTGTATTCCATCTTGACGCGGTCGCGAGAATACTCGAACGCGATCCATTGAACGCCGTTCTGGTCTTGTCTGACGACCAAAGGCGTGGTGGCCGGAATGGGGCCGGGCGCCGCGTTAGGGTTGACGCCTCCCGGGGTCGATCCGGTGGGAGTGTTGAGAGCGGCACCGTTTTGCGGGTGCTGAGCGTGTTGCATGGGAGTCGTCTGGGGCTTCTGCAGCTGCAGCGGGACCTGGGGCTCCGACTTCATCTGGCCGCGCGGGCTGTTGGACATCTGGGCCTGGTTGTGTTGCGACGGATGCTGGGGCatgtgttgttgctgctgctgctgttgctgttgctgctgctgagactgcgccgacatcatcatgTTGGGCTGCGAGGACATGGACTGGTGCGTCTGGGCGGCATGTTGCGCGTAAGGCGACTGCTGAGGTTGTGCCTGCATCGACGGATAGTGCGCTTGCTGGGTCTGGTAGTACATGTGCTGCTGGAGAGgctgcgacggcggctggcCGTAGATGCTCCGGTGCTGGTCATGCTGAGAAGGAGAGGCTACCGACGCGGGCGAGTTCGACTGCGGTGTGTGGTAAGACATGGGAGGGTAAGGTGGTCTCGGCATTTGAGCGGCGGCCATCATGTCGGATTGGTCTAGTAGTTGGTTTGTGGTCAGCTGGGACGTCTTTTGGTGAAACCATCTCACAAAACGCGTCTCGCTCTGTCTGCGCACGCGTCTCATACGAGGAAGAGATAGACTCACCGGCGGATGTGTATCCGCTTGTCGCGCCTGGGGTGCTGTAGGGACTCGGATGGGCGTAGTATGGGAGAGCGTCCTGGGAGTGCTGGGGGTTCGTGGGTTGGCTCTGCTGCTGGTAGGCGGGCGCGATGGGATGTCCAGCGGAGGCGTAGGAGGGATGCTGCTGCGACTGGGCCTGGGGATGATGCTGTTGATGAACGATGCTCGAGGGTCGAGGATGTTGCTGGTGCTGCAggtgttgctgctgctgagtAGGTGCTTGACCCTGGGGCTGATGGTGGGGGTGATGCTGCATAGAGAAAAGACCCATTAGTCCCTCATCCAAGAACGCTTCGACGTATTAAAGTTGAGTGGTAACAAGCAGAAAGACGAGGGAAAAAACAAAGCGAGGCAAGGCAGGGCGCGGCGCGTctgtatttttattttttgcACCTTGACACTGTCAGGGGACTGGGGGGCaagaggaaggagggggggaggcagTCCAGGTGCAGGGCAGGTGCAGGTGGGTGATGAGAAGTGGTTCCTCGCAGCCCCTGTGCTTTCCTTCCTAGCCATCGACGAGGATTGCGCGGGTGAGGCGTGCTAGACCCAGTTTGGGACCCCTTTTCTGATATAAAGTGGAATTCTTTTTCTTCGGAAAGCCAGCTCCAGATGCAAGGTTGCGCGTACTACAGCGCC belongs to Colletotrichum higginsianum IMI 349063 chromosome 5, whole genome shotgun sequence and includes:
- a CDS encoding Ribosomal protein l24e — translated: MDEHHHHHQAPAGQTGGDDVRQSQVFSGSYGSHGGYPAPSSGSMPHMGSSSHGGAVAARRHSRSDNGEPEDLFPNIPEAKKRKFILVEDNVRGSRLRVRVTLDGVDTKEIPDSFRKGASVFPRSYFPREMQSPPPSATGSKFFQEDADEEDDGVEETDGRGSRRGAGNSKSMVKVPIGENTEGEVAIPRMRKSVRGKEVRLNDLGYRMAWLQSRVFAGRTVFLQRALDCYRNKTRSAIESIMQDVKTLAPHYETRVGKRKWNERIRKGEAEE
- a CDS encoding Ribosomal protein L24E; its protein translation is MGLFSMQHHPHHQPQGQAPTQQQQHLQHQQHPRPSSIVHQQHHPQAQSQQHPSYASAGHPIAPAYQQQSQPTNPQHSQDALPYYAHPSPYSTPGATSGYTSADQSDMMAAAQMPRPPYPPMSYHTPQSNSPASVASPSQHDQHRSIYGQPPSQPLQQHMYYQTQQAHYPSMQAQPQQSPYAQHAAQTHQSMSSQPNMMMSAQSQQQQQQQQQQQQHMPQHPSQHNQAQMSNSPRGQMKSEPQVPLQLQKPQTTPMQHAQHPQNGAALNTPTGSTPGGVNPNAAPGPIPATTPLVVRQDQNGVQWIAFEYSRDRVKMEYTIRCDVESVNTDELSAEFKTENCVYPRACCPKDQYRGNRQVYETECNTVGWALAQLNPPLRGKRGLIQRAVDSWRNSNQDPRLRSRRVRRMAKMNTRKSVQGGPHPGAHMGGPSPPGMPQGPGGMGPAGASTKMPGMNMGHMSHANAPGGGDEVGMFHQM